A window of Strigops habroptila isolate Jane chromosome 5, bStrHab1.2.pri, whole genome shotgun sequence contains these coding sequences:
- the SPC25 gene encoding kinetochore protein Spc25 — MTNVKVEDGITFFEREIKEFCTELKSICVTEQITQTRALRDSCKEFVKALTEKWSKKLKERDLMIDKIQEYSNEMLQQSQCISENQEHLTEINSTLNQEKQQKKDLTDSIQELKEQMKKETIASKPKSTKEREEQLCKLKAFFEERLGLEICRTHNEQLQFIFRHIDHKDPDKPYVCTFSINEQGDYEVTSCIPPLDCIEEFHLKVRETNNFSVFVANIRKAFIALSYKQST; from the exons ATGACCAATGTAAAAGTAGAAGATGGAATAACCTTCTTcgaaagagaaattaaagagtTTTGCACcgaattaaaaagcatttgtgtCACTGAACAAATCACTCAGACTCGAGCACTGAGAGATTCATGCAAGGAGTTTGTAAAAGCACTTACAG AGAAATGGTCcaagaagctgaaagaaaggGACCTGATGATTGATAAAATTCAGGAGTATAGCAATG AGATGCTCCAGCAGAGCCAATGCATATCAGAAAATCAAGAGCACTTGACAGAAATAAACTCTACCCTTAatcaagaaaagcagcaaaagaaggaCTTGACTGACAGCATCCAAGAGCTTAAAgaacagatgaagaaagaaa CAATAGCTTCTAAACCCAAAAGCACTAAGGAGAGAGAGGAACAACTATGCAAGTTGAAAGCATTCTTTGAAGAGAGGCTTGGACTGGAGATATGCAGAACTCACA ATGAACAATTACAGTTTATATTCAGACACATTGACCATAAAGATCCCGACAAACCATATGTGTGTACCTTTTCCATAAATGAACAAGGAGATTATGAAG TGACTTCCTGTATTCCTCCTCTGGACTGCATAGAAGAGTTCCACCTCAAAGTGAGAGAAACTAacaatttttctgtgtttgttgcCAACATCAGAAAAGCTTTCATTGCTTTATCTTATAAACAGTCTACATAA